Proteins from a genomic interval of Trifolium pratense cultivar HEN17-A07 linkage group LG6, ARS_RC_1.1, whole genome shotgun sequence:
- the LOC123892151 gene encoding uncharacterized protein LOC123892151, translated as MKSGYNSLIDIAGKEKDLKYKDEWNCLWQIHAPPKAKHLLWRICSSCLPTRSRLQARCVNCSLICPLCDHYNEDDWHILFTCKDSKSARQVLSLENVISVCETQCSTIKELILQVCREEDRDTAGLLAVLLGVLWNNRNNCVWNGLRDEGRCLGFKARQVCEEWKAVQHHQQDSSHHAQQIQQVQWQKPSYGWYKCNVDAGFHRDINKTSAGWVLRDHMGQLVLAGTLWNHGHCSIIEGEAKALLEALQQIEQRGITHVIFETDSKSVVDAVNSFIGGNSEFGALICNIRNIVS; from the coding sequence ATGAAAAGTGGTTATAATAGTCTGATTGATATTGCAGGGAAGGAAAAAGACTTGAAATACAAAGATGAGTGGAATTGTTTATGGCAAATCCATGCTCCACCAAAGGCCAAGCATCTCCTTTGGCGAATATGCAGCAGTTGTCTTCCTACTCGGTCTCGCCTACAAGCAAGGTGCGTAAATTGTTCACTGATTTGCCCACTTTGTGACCACTATAATGAAGATGATTGGCATATTCTTTTTACTTGTAAGGATAGCAAATCTGCAAGGCAGGTTCTCAGCCTTGAAAATGTCATATCTGTTTGCGAAACACAGTGCAGTACAATAAAGGAGTTGATTCTCCAAGTATGTCGTGAGGAAGATAGGGACACAGCTGGATTACTTGCGGTTTTGTTAGGGGTTTTGTGGAACAATCGGAACAACTGTGTGTGGAACGGGCTAAGGGACGAGGGGCGTTGCCTAGGTTTTAAGGCACGACAGGTATGCGAAGAATGGAAGGCTGTGCAGCACCATCAACAGGACAGTTCACACCATGCTCAACAGATTCAGCAAGTTCAGTGGCAAAAACCATCCTATGGTTGGTACAAATGTAATGTAGATGCGGGATTCCATCGTGATATTAATAAAACTAGTGCAGGATGGGTGCTACGAGATCATATGGGACAACTTGTATTGGCGGGCACCTTATGGAATCATGGTCATTGTTCTATAATTGAAGGTGAAGCGAAAGCATTACTTGAAGCATTGCAGCAAATTGAACAGAGAGGGATCACTCATGTCATCTTCGAAACGGATTCCAAAAGTGTGGTTGATGCAGTTAATAGTTTTATTGGTGGAAACTCAGAATTTGGTGCTTTAATTTGTAATATTAGGAATATTGTCTCATAA
- the LOC123892619 gene encoding zinc-finger homeodomain protein 9-like, translating to MDLTPNPTITPTPTTIPTTIVTTTPTTTLTKSPEHETSTPTKITTLTTPKISPFSNGVLKRHNPNYHHHHNNHHHHQVTVTYKECLKNHAANLGGHALDGCGEFMTAPTATSADPTSLKCAACGCHRNFHRREPEEPPLSTTTHVIEYQPHHRHQPLPPPPFSNRSPNSSSPPPISSTYYPSAPHMLLALSSALPENVSGPMISPGSHTRKRFRTKFTQDQKDKMLKFAEKVGWKMQKKDDEFTHEFCNEIGVDRSVLKVWMHNNKNTFSKRENININNNNNNNNINNINNNNEINVVGVKSFLPYEDEEHNKMKNNINKDDMNVEIHNLNHYQNDGGVVVRANGSSSS from the coding sequence ATGGACTTAACCCCAAACCCAACAATAACACCAACACCAACAACAATACCAACAACCATTGTaacaacaacaccaacaacTACCTTAACTAAATCACCAGAACATGAAACCTCAACCCCCACAAAAATCACAACCTTAACAACTCCAAAAATCTCACCTTTTTCCAATGGTGTCCTCAAACGCCACAACCCCAattaccaccaccaccacaacaaccaccaccaccaccaagtAACCGTTACTTACAAAGAATGTCTCAAAAACCATGCAGCAAATTTAGGTGGTCATGCTCTCGACGGCTGCGGCGAATTCATGACAGCCCCCACCGCAACATCCGCCGACCCAACATCCTTAAAATGCGCTGCTTGTGGCTGTCACCGTAATTTCCACCGCCGTGAACCAGAAGAACCACCACTTTCAACAACCACACATGTCATTGAATATCAACCTCACCACCGTCACCAGCCACTTCCACCGCCGCCTTTTTCAAACCGCAGCCCAAATTCTTCTTCTCCACCGCCGATCTCCTCCACTTACTACCCTTCTGCACCTCATATGCTTCTTGCTCTCTCCTCCGCCTTGCCGGAAAACGTCTCCGGACCCATGATCTCACCTGGGTCCCACACTAGAAAACGTTTCAGAACAAAATTCACTCAAGATCAGAAAGATAAGATGTTGAAATTTGCTGAGAAAGTTGGTTGGAAGATGCAGAAAAAAGATGATGAATTTACTCATGAATTTTGTAATGAGATTGGTGTTGATCGAAGTGTTCTTAAAGTTTGGATGCATAACAACAAGAACACTTTCTCTAAACGAGAaaacatcaacatcaacaacaacaacaacaacaataacatcaacaacattaaCAATAACAATGAGATTAATGTTGTTGGTGTTAAGAGTTTTCTACcttatgaagatgaagaacacaACAAGATGAAGAATAACATTAACAAAGATGATATGAATGTTGAGATTCATAATCTTAATCATTACCAGAATGATGGTGGAGTTGTCGTTCGTGCTAATggttcatcttcttcttaa
- the LOC123892745 gene encoding myb-related protein 306-like, with the protein MGRPPCCDKEGVKKGPWTPEEDIILVTYIQEHGPGNWRAVPTKTGLSRCSKSCRLRWTNYLRPGIKRGNFTEQEEKMIIHLQDLLGNRWAAIASYLPQRTDNDIKNYWNTHLKKKLKKLQAGKNNSEGNFEEENFSASQRIPRGQWERRLQTDIHMAKKALNEALSVSPQKLSSDFSTSNLSNSNNSISSTKELPQSSCYASSADNIAKLLKGWMKNPIKSSRSTNSSVAQNSFNNIDCVSSSGTKGESEILSETFESLFGFESLESLESSNSEFSHQSLSPDATILQDESKPEVGSETMPFSLLEKWLLDEACCPEKVGLGCGDHAQVF; encoded by the exons ATGGGAAGACCACCTTGTTGTGACAAAGAAGGTGTAAAGAAGGGACCATGGACACCTGAAGAAGATATCATACTTGTTACTTATATACAAGAACATGGTCCTGGAAATTGGAGGGCTGTTCCAACCAAGACAG GCTTGTCAAGATGCAGCAAAAGTTGTAGACTTAGATGGACTAATTACTTAAGGCCAGGAATCAAAAGGGGTAACTTCACTGAACAAGAGGAGAAGATGATTATTCATCTTCAAGATCTTTTAGGAAATAG ATGGGCTGCAATAGCATCATACCTTCCACAAAGAACAgataatgacataaaaaattattggaatACTCATTTGAAAAAGAAGCTCAAAAAATTGCAAGCAGGTAAAAATAATTCTGAAGGaaattttgaagaagaaaattttTCAGCATCACAAAGAATTCCTAGAGGTCAATGGGAAAGAAGACTTCAAACAGATATTCACATGGCCAAAAAAGCACTTAATGAAGCACTTTCAGTTTCACCACAAAAATTATCTTCTGATTTTTCTACTTCAAACCTTTCTAATAGTAATAACTCTATTTCTTCAACTAAAGAATTACCACAATCTAGTTGCTATGCTTCAAGTGCTGATAACATAGCTAAGTTACTTAAGGGTTGGATGAAAAATCCAATAAAATCATCTAGAAGTACTAATTCATCTGTGGCACAAAATTCATTCAACAACATTGATTGTGTTTCTAGTAGTGGAACAAAGGGTGAAAGTGAAATATTGTCTGAGACTTTTGAATCTTTGTTTGGTTTTGAGAGTTTGGAATCTTTGGAGTCTTCGAATTCCGAATTCTCTCATCAATCTTTGTCGCCGGATGCAACGATTTTACAAGATGAAAGTAAGCCTGAAGTTGGTTCAGAAACAATGCCCTTTTCTTTGCTTGAGAAATGGCTTCTTGATGAAGCTTGTTGTCCTGAGAAAGTTGGATTAGGTTGTGGTGATCATGCTCAAGTTTTCTag